The following proteins are co-located in the Heliorestis convoluta genome:
- a CDS encoding HD-GYP domain-containing protein, with amino-acid sequence MRKISMEQLTPGMILARTLYSSDGKILLGAGITVSASFIERLKKLGIPAVFIKDQLTDDLPIPQVIRESVRNATIKTVRDTFFRVQLLGEKGIDGREIKKAVSHLIDEIIANRHILIHMSDIRAYDDYTFGHSVNVAVLATLTGLALGYNELKLRDLACGALLHDIGKMFVPIEILNKPGSLTDDEYKEIQKHSYYGFDVIRKKREDFSSLSAHVAFQHHERFDGTGYPRGLHGNDIHEFARIVAVADMFDALVADRVYRKGFLPYQAHEILMAATSQHLDPSITQVFLQNIAIYPIGSVVQLNTGAVGIVVDVNKLFQTRPVVRLIFSDEGKQLVEATEIDLTRHPTMFIHKLLTENETNLLLSCPKEEQSL; translated from the coding sequence TTGAGAAAAATATCAATGGAGCAATTAACACCAGGTATGATACTCGCTCGTACCTTATATAGCTCCGATGGAAAAATTTTATTAGGTGCAGGTATCACCGTATCTGCCTCGTTTATCGAGCGACTAAAAAAACTGGGTATCCCTGCTGTTTTTATCAAAGACCAATTGACCGATGACTTACCAATTCCGCAAGTTATACGAGAATCAGTTCGCAATGCTACCATCAAGACCGTGCGCGATACTTTTTTTCGAGTTCAATTGCTAGGAGAAAAAGGCATCGATGGACGAGAAATTAAAAAAGCAGTCTCTCATCTTATTGATGAAATCATAGCGAACCGGCATATTCTGATTCATATGAGCGATATACGAGCTTATGATGACTATACCTTTGGGCATTCTGTCAATGTGGCCGTTCTTGCAACCTTAACAGGGCTCGCGTTAGGCTATAATGAGCTAAAACTTCGTGATTTAGCCTGTGGTGCTCTTCTTCACGATATTGGTAAAATGTTTGTTCCCATAGAAATTCTTAACAAGCCTGGCTCATTGACGGATGATGAATACAAGGAAATCCAAAAGCATAGCTACTACGGCTTTGACGTAATTCGAAAAAAGAGAGAAGATTTTTCTAGCCTTAGTGCCCATGTAGCATTTCAACACCATGAACGCTTTGATGGCACGGGCTATCCGAGAGGTCTTCATGGCAATGACATTCATGAGTTTGCTCGTATTGTAGCCGTTGCAGACATGTTTGACGCTCTTGTAGCAGACCGCGTCTATCGCAAAGGATTTTTGCCCTATCAAGCCCACGAGATCCTTATGGCCGCAACATCACAACATCTCGATCCTTCAATAACACAAGTCTTTCTCCAAAACATCGCTATCTACCCCATTGGGTCGGTCGTTCAATTGAATACGGGTGCCGTGGGCATCGTTGTTGATGTGAACAAACTATTTCAGACTCGTCCTGTTGTGCGGCTTATTTTTTCTGATGAGGGAAAACAACTGGTCGAAGCTACCGAAATTGACCTAACAAGGCATCCTACCATGTTCATTCATAAGCTTCTTACAGAAAATGAGA